Proteins from a single region of Fibrobacter sp. UWH6:
- a CDS encoding ABC transporter permease: MQTFKHIGVIALNTFRESIRDKILYNIGFLAIALTLFSIVLGEWSVFDRSYVIKSTTLSVMSLSGLLISIFVGISLVQKEIKGRTVLTLLSKPISRASFIVGKYFGLLAVVAVHLALLTCIYYLMLLATGSEPTLSLLTAIYLIFCEMAVVIAVALLFSSFSSTVLSALFTLGVYFAGHLSNQLLEQVRFASRMGEMSGASTAVFEKAAVVIHAVFPGLYRYNVTSYVVHGVALPDMYVFWNSVYAVGYVGVFLAIASWWFSRRDFL, translated from the coding sequence GTGCAGACGTTTAAGCATATTGGCGTTATTGCCCTCAATACCTTCCGCGAATCCATTCGCGACAAGATTCTTTATAATATCGGTTTCTTGGCTATCGCGCTCACTTTGTTCAGCATTGTGCTTGGTGAATGGTCTGTTTTTGACCGCTCTTACGTGATCAAGTCTACAACCCTTTCTGTTATGAGCCTTTCTGGTCTCCTGATTTCCATTTTTGTGGGTATCAGCCTGGTGCAGAAGGAAATCAAGGGACGTACGGTGTTGACCTTGTTGTCTAAGCCCATTAGTCGAGCTTCCTTTATTGTTGGCAAGTACTTTGGGCTGCTGGCTGTGGTGGCTGTGCATCTGGCTCTCCTGACTTGCATTTATTATCTGATGCTTCTGGCTACCGGGTCTGAGCCGACTTTGAGTCTGCTTACTGCGATCTACCTGATTTTCTGCGAGATGGCTGTGGTCATTGCGGTGGCCTTGTTGTTCAGCAGCTTTAGCAGCACTGTGCTTAGCGCCCTGTTTACCCTGGGTGTCTATTTTGCGGGACACTTGAGCAATCAGCTTTTGGAACAGGTCCGCTTTGCTAGCCGTATGGGCGAGATGAGTGGGGCTTCTACTGCAGTTTTCGAAAAGGCTGCCGTTGTCATTCACGCGGTTTTCCCGGGCCTTTATCGTTATAATGTTACAAGTTACGTGGTTCATGGCGTGGCTCTTCCGGATATGTATGTATTCTGGAATTCTGTGTACGCCGTTGGCTATGTGGGTGTTTTCTTGGCCATCGCTAGCTGGTGGTTTAGCCGGAGGGATTTCCTATGA
- a CDS encoding ABC transporter ATP-binding protein, with amino-acid sequence MIKIENLHKTYRSGFLMKPKLALKDVSFSVEPGQIYGFIGPNGAGKSTTIKVLTGLLNFDSGTVLVNGISPRDVKSRTFLGYSPEQPYFYDYLTGRELLKFYGKLVGLDGVELDKRIQWALELLHADKDWIDRRLRSYSKGMMQRVGIAQAILGKPKLLILDEPMSGLDPMGRRDVRGAIQQLNQDGVTIFYSSHLLSDVESISHRVAMIVDGKIVREGTVDEITESCGVEYHVRTRQGILQSELPEGVTPAGHPQECICADEAARDRLLRYCLEKGIAVERMEHKRPSLEDILTEEIARADV; translated from the coding sequence ATGATAAAAATTGAGAATTTGCACAAGACCTACCGCAGTGGTTTCTTGATGAAACCGAAGCTCGCCCTTAAGGACGTGAGCTTTTCTGTGGAACCGGGTCAAATTTATGGTTTTATTGGCCCTAACGGTGCCGGAAAGTCTACCACCATCAAGGTGCTGACCGGTCTTTTGAATTTTGATTCCGGAACGGTGCTGGTGAACGGTATTAGCCCCCGCGATGTAAAGAGTCGTACCTTTTTGGGCTATTCTCCTGAACAGCCGTATTTTTATGATTACTTGACTGGACGAGAACTTCTGAAGTTCTATGGCAAGCTTGTTGGTCTGGATGGGGTTGAACTGGATAAGCGTATTCAGTGGGCCTTGGAACTTTTGCATGCCGACAAGGACTGGATTGACCGCCGCCTCCGTTCATATTCAAAGGGTATGATGCAGCGCGTAGGAATTGCCCAGGCTATTCTCGGTAAGCCCAAACTTTTGATTCTGGACGAACCTATGAGCGGCCTCGATCCTATGGGCCGTCGTGACGTTCGTGGTGCAATCCAGCAGCTGAACCAGGATGGGGTAACGATTTTCTACTCCAGCCACTTGCTCAGCGATGTGGAAAGTATCAGCCATCGTGTGGCCATGATTGTAGATGGTAAGATTGTTCGTGAAGGTACCGTAGACGAGATTACGGAATCTTGCGGCGTTGAATACCACGTTCGTACCCGTCAGGGTATCCTCCAGTCGGAGTTGCCCGAGGGCGTAACCCCTGCAGGTCATCCTCAGGAATGCATTTGTGCTGATGAGGCCGCTCGTGATCGCCTCTTGCGCTACTGCCTAGAAAAGGGAATCGCTGTGGAACGCATGGAACACAAGCGCCCCAGTCTTGAAGATATTTTGACAGAGGAGATTGCCCGTGCAGACGTTTAA
- a CDS encoding ATPase, T2SS/T4P/T4SS family, producing the protein MATEIDSLLDYALQVGASEVIVTEGAPAAVRLAGKVCAIPDAPATEFGTLRKFLGSMDGESGMILGGPWCNSRWRVRYCRAALGNTAVFRPVLEDCPDFSALGVPEMLSSLLSLSGGLVVFGGPACSGKTTTATAYVSALCQSKILRVSLLNPKEELKVKRGDSLVLEDSRGDVQSKIAQALRSGTDLIWLGDFEGMSLIPILKAAEAGALVVLNVSAGNTVGVLEALLSSETPENRGLARNMLASVLKAVVVQRLVPAAEGNGAVPAWEILYGTQNVASRIRNGEHYTLPSIIAASAADGMLLMDDCLVELVKAGYVTQEEAAKYAANPARMA; encoded by the coding sequence ATGGCTACAGAAATTGATTCTCTGTTGGATTACGCTCTGCAGGTCGGAGCTAGTGAAGTGATTGTTACCGAAGGTGCTCCTGCTGCGGTTCGCCTGGCTGGCAAGGTTTGTGCCATTCCCGATGCTCCGGCAACGGAATTTGGAACGCTTAGAAAATTTTTGGGATCTATGGACGGAGAGTCCGGAATGATTCTTGGTGGCCCCTGGTGCAATTCCCGCTGGAGAGTTCGCTACTGCCGTGCCGCTCTCGGGAATACGGCGGTGTTCCGCCCCGTTCTTGAGGATTGCCCGGATTTTTCTGCCCTTGGCGTTCCTGAAATGCTGTCTAGCCTTCTCAGCTTGAGTGGCGGTCTTGTTGTGTTTGGCGGTCCCGCCTGTAGCGGCAAGACAACTACAGCTACCGCTTATGTGTCTGCCTTGTGCCAATCCAAAATTTTGCGTGTTAGCCTTTTGAATCCCAAGGAAGAGCTGAAGGTAAAAAGAGGCGACAGCCTTGTGCTTGAAGACTCCCGAGGTGATGTCCAGAGCAAGATTGCCCAGGCACTTCGTAGCGGCACTGATTTGATTTGGCTTGGGGATTTTGAAGGCATGTCCTTGATTCCTATTCTGAAAGCTGCGGAAGCCGGCGCCCTGGTTGTCCTTAATGTTTCTGCGGGCAATACGGTTGGCGTGCTGGAGGCTCTGCTTTCTTCGGAAACTCCGGAAAATCGCGGGTTGGCTCGTAACATGTTGGCTTCGGTTCTCAAGGCCGTTGTCGTGCAACGTCTTGTTCCTGCCGCAGAAGGTAATGGTGCTGTTCCTGCATGGGAAATTCTTTACGGTACTCAGAACGTGGCATCAAGAATCCGTAATGGCGAACATTATACCCTGCCCTCGATTATTGCGGCCTCTGCCGCCGACGGCATGTTGTTGATGGATGACTGCCTTGTGGAATTAGTAAAAGCCGGTTATGTAACGCAAGAGGAGGCTGCTAAGTATGCGGCTAACCCTGCGCGCATGGCTTAA
- a CDS encoding type IV pilus twitching motility protein PilT produces the protein MRNQYMAKVLVHNKVVSEAQIQAHWGEITDKKDIGQVLVDAGVLQPPVYIKLLAFVKNLEAKAAAENAAAPAAEAPASSTSAKVSAPSMRTMASKPGESSASASDDAGGLQIEGNNPYGETTSTTNMEVETVTGLEATSISTVQVQTEYDENAEDEDDGKLPARFAVATGEGKAVEAPETIRPMTNLSQLIAFARKFNATDIYLFANRPVVMRQSGGLFVASEAVLDLDRINDRLNEAVVGFSDGYKIIVGKNFSKTIGLAGAGRARITVTWNGTTPSISIRVIPSEVASLENLYLPAFCNQFADLTSGLVLIAGPAASGRSTTMTTFASTIAANRDVYIQTIEKPIERLLENPRGAIAQREVGLHVRSGIEGVELAMASGADVILFDHLETAEELDLLLRASNSGALVFAVTDGNNVHALLSRLLSSVPESNRTAFANTLADQLKGVIVQHLIPIVQNQGLILAAEAMKMTSPMANLLRRGDVSQVAAAISSQKDQGITLDDSLQKCVESGYIEGAEAWKRACDSRRFASYRPTN, from the coding sequence ATGAGAAATCAGTATATGGCAAAGGTCCTCGTTCACAATAAGGTGGTGTCCGAGGCTCAGATTCAGGCCCATTGGGGCGAAATTACAGACAAGAAGGATATTGGCCAGGTATTGGTTGATGCCGGGGTATTACAGCCTCCTGTGTACATCAAACTTTTGGCCTTCGTCAAGAATTTGGAAGCCAAGGCTGCTGCCGAAAATGCTGCTGCGCCTGCTGCGGAAGCTCCCGCATCTTCAACCTCGGCGAAGGTTTCCGCACCGTCTATGCGGACTATGGCTTCGAAGCCTGGTGAATCTTCAGCTTCTGCCTCGGATGATGCCGGTGGTCTTCAGATTGAAGGCAATAATCCTTACGGAGAAACGACTTCTACGACCAATATGGAAGTGGAGACTGTGACGGGGCTTGAGGCTACTAGTATCAGCACGGTGCAGGTTCAGACAGAATATGATGAAAATGCCGAAGATGAGGATGATGGCAAGTTGCCGGCTCGTTTTGCCGTGGCTACTGGAGAGGGTAAGGCAGTTGAAGCTCCCGAGACCATCCGTCCAATGACGAATTTGTCTCAGCTGATTGCGTTCGCCCGAAAGTTTAATGCGACGGATATTTACCTGTTTGCAAACCGTCCCGTTGTGATGCGTCAATCCGGTGGGCTGTTCGTTGCGTCGGAAGCTGTTCTGGATCTGGATCGCATCAACGACCGCCTGAATGAAGCTGTTGTGGGTTTCTCTGACGGTTACAAGATTATTGTCGGCAAGAACTTCAGCAAGACTATTGGTCTTGCGGGTGCTGGTCGAGCCCGCATTACGGTTACCTGGAACGGAACCACGCCTAGCATTTCCATTCGCGTGATTCCCTCGGAAGTTGCAAGCCTTGAGAATTTGTATCTGCCGGCATTCTGTAACCAGTTTGCGGATTTGACAAGCGGTCTTGTCTTGATTGCGGGCCCTGCAGCAAGTGGTCGTTCCACGACCATGACGACTTTTGCGTCGACTATTGCCGCAAACCGTGATGTATACATCCAGACGATTGAAAAGCCCATTGAACGTCTCCTGGAGAATCCTCGTGGTGCCATCGCTCAACGTGAAGTGGGACTCCATGTGCGTTCTGGTATTGAAGGCGTTGAACTCGCCATGGCCAGCGGTGCCGATGTAATTTTATTTGATCACCTGGAAACAGCCGAGGAACTGGACTTGCTGTTGCGTGCCTCTAATTCTGGCGCTCTGGTGTTTGCCGTAACGGATGGCAATAATGTACACGCCCTGCTTTCTCGATTACTGTCTTCTGTTCCCGAAAGCAACCGTACTGCTTTTGCCAATACTCTGGCTGACCAGCTTAAGGGTGTTATCGTTCAGCACTTGATTCCCATCGTCCAGAATCAGGGCTTGATCCTGGCTGCAGAAGCGATGAAGATGACTTCTCCCATGGCCAACTTGTTACGCCGTGGTGATGTGTCTCAGGTGGCTGCGGCAATCTCGAGCCAGAAGGATCAGGGTATTACCTTGGATGATTCCTTGCAGAAGTGCGTTGAATCTGGTTACATTGAAGGTGCAGAAGCTTGGAAACGTGCTTGCGATAGTCGTCGTTTCGCTTCTTATCGTCCGACAAATTAA